From the Thermococcus sp. 21S7 genome, the window GGTTATCTCTATTCCTCTGTACTCAAGGTCGAAGGAGCGGCTTATCTCTGGCCTGTTCTTGTATTTCATTATGTAGAACGGCTTTGCCTCGCTGGGGTACTGGTAGATGAAGTACAGCGGTGCCTCCTCGTTCTCAGCCATGTACTTTCCGAGGAGCCTCTCGCCTTCGGTGTCTATATCCTCGCCCCAGGGGATTTCCCTGCCCAGATCCGCGAGTATCTCCAGGGCCCTGTCGTATGTGACGCGCGGGAAGGGCAGTTTTGGCTCCTCAAGCTCGAAGCCGAGGATCTGGAGCTCCTTGGCGTTGTGCTCGCGGACGTATTCAATGGAGTGGGCAACGAGCCTCTCTAGGAGGTTCATTACCTCCTCTTCGCTCTCGATAAAGGCCATCTCCGCGTCAATGCTCCACGCCTCGTTGAGATGTCTCGTTGTGTTGTGCTCCTCCGCCCTGAAAATCGGCGCTATCTCGTAAACCCTGTCTAAGCCTGAGGCCATCATTATCTGCTTGTAGAGCTGCGGGCTCTGGGCGAGGAAGGCGTCCTTCTCGAAGTATTTCATGGGGAAGAGCTCGGTTCCGCCCTCGGTGGCGGTGGCGATTATCTTGGGTGTGTGCACCTCGATGAAGCCCTCGCTGTGGAAGAAATCGCGAACGGCCTTGAATACGCTTGAGCGTATCTTGAATATGGCCATTACCTCGGGCCTTCTAACGTCCATGAACCTGTTGTCGAGCCTCGTGTCGAGTTCGGCCTTGACCTTGCCGGTTGGGTCGAGTGGGAGCGGGCTTTCCGCCCTGCTGAGAACCTCAAGCTTTTTGGGGAGAATCTCGAAGCCGAGCTTTGCCTTCGGGGTGAAGTTAACCACGCCCTCGACGGCAACGACGTCCTCGGCGTTCAGCTTGGGTATGAGCTTGAACAGCTCCGGGTCGACCTTTTTCTTGGGAGCGGTGACCTGAACTATGCCCTCGCGGTCCCTTATCCAGAGGAACTTTATTCCACCGAGGTCCTTAATCTCCCAGACCCAGCCGGCAACCTTAACGTGCTGGCCGTTCAACTCTTCGGTAATCTGGCTTGAGTAGTGCGTCCTGTACATGGTCATCCCCAGAAGGAGTAGGGACGAGCTTTTAAAGGTATTCGGCCCGGGGAGTACGACGTCTAGGAGTATTTTAACGACAATTGTCCCAAACACTACCTCGAACGACTCCTAAGTTACCCTCCGGCGTTGGAGGGTTGGCGCTGTTAAGCGTCCTTCCAAAGACTGTTCATTGTGGCAGTCAAAAACTCAAAACGTGGCCTTTAAGCAATAACCCCAATCCGCTCTGCGGTGGGGGTAATGGGCCGAAGACTCGGCCTGTGGGCTGAACCGAAACTGGCGACGGGAGTAGGGGATGAGTGCCCGTAAACCGAACCGCCCGTTAGCGAGGGGTTAACCCGTTGGAACATCGCCGTTCACGGCGGGGAGGAGGTCAGAAACAGAGATGGAATTACAAGACGTATAACGTTCACACTAAATCCCTACATACTAGAGAAACAAACGAAGGGTAGAAATGGTCACTCAAATGAAGAAAATTTTGACTTCCCTGCTGGTTATCTGGGAGAGTATGCTCTCCAGCACCTCTGCCTTTTCAGGAAGCTTTCTCCTGTCCCTGTTGAGCACGAGAACCTTGTAATAGGTTCCCCCACCGGGCTTGTAGACCACGTTCACGCCGAAGACTCCCGCCGGGTAGAGGAGGTCGGTGGCGAGTTTTTTAACGTCGTCGGTTCCCTTGACTTCCACAGCCTCGATGACGCGTATCCTCTTGCCGAGCTCCCTCATGAGGGCCTTGATGTTCTTGCCTCCCTTGCCGATGGTTATCGGGACGTCGCCCTCCCCAACCACGATGACTATGAGGTCACCGGCTTCGACTGCCTTCTTAAACTCCATGTCAGCGTCGCCGATAAGCTTGTACAAGAGTCTCGCGACTTTAACATCCAGCTCGGAGATAACCCCATCCTGAAGTTTTTTCTCGTCGGCCGGGCACAGAATATCGTCGGTCTTCAAACACACCTCACAGATTGGCGCCTTCATCTCCTCACCTCCCCTTTTGCCTGAAGAATGAACCTAAAGGGCTAACCCTTAATTCTAGAAGTCATTTAAAAACCTTATTATGGGGGAAAGAGAAGGAAGAAGTTCAGATTTCGCCCTCTATCTCACGCCTTATGCGCTCGATGAACCCCTCGGTGAAGCGGTGCCGCTCCTCAGCCATCCTTCTCGCCGTTTCGGTGTACATCAGGTCCTTGAGCCTCAGTATCTTCTCCTCGAAGTGCCTCAGCGAAGCATCTATGTCCCTCCCGTGCTCGCCCGAGTACATGAAAACCCTGGCTATCCCTACCGCGCCTATCGCGTCGAGCTTGTCGGCGTCGCTGAGTATCTTAGCTTCAAGCGTTTGCGGCTCGGGCCCGCGGGAAAAGCGGTGGGCCTCTATGGCATGGGCGACCGCCTCGATTTTATCCTCGGCATAGCCAAAGCTCCGGAGATACTGCCGCGCTATCCGCGCGCCCTCAACGGCGTGGTCCTCCACCCTGCCAGAGCTTTCGAGGGGTCGTGCTATGTCGTGGAGCAGTGCCGCCAGCGCCAAGACCTCAAGGTCCGCCCCTTCCTCCCTTCCGATGTGCATGCAGAGGTTCAGAACCCTCTCAACGTGGCTGAAGCCGTGAGTTCCCTCCCTCTCGAAGAAGTGCCGCGCGTATACGCGGGTTCTCTCTATGAGTTTGAGGCTTTCTTCGTTGGTTATGAACCCGTTGAGCTTCATCCCATCACCTTAAGGCCTCATTTACCAGGGCGTTTAAAAGTTCAACGATTCCCTCGTGGATGTCGAGGCTTATTCCATCGACCGTCGGCGTCTGGGTTTTGGAGACCCCGTCTATCAGACCCAGCTTTGAGATGGCCCTCACTATCATCCTCTCGTCCCAGCCCGGGAGGAGTTTTCGTCCGAACTCTATCGACGCCTGGGCCACGAGCCCGTAGGCCCCCCAGTTGGAGACGGCTGAGAGGACCAGCTCATCGGTTCCAACGGTGCTTGCTATCATCTTCCCATTGGGCACGTGTCGGGAGACGAGGTTCCTTATGTTCCCCATGCCGGCCTCGTTTCCGCCGTCGCCTATCCCTATCGTTGGCACCCCGAGATCTCTGGCCCCCAGAACCGCCCAGTCGAAGGTCTCCCTCTTTATCTCCATGCCGCTCATTGAGTAGTACCTCCCATCGGCGGCCCTGCCCGGGGTCTCGACCGCTATCACGAGGGAGTAGTTCCCTATCTCCGGTGCGTCCGTGAACCTGATGCCGAAAGGCTCCAGGGCGGTCTTTACCTCCGGATACGTAAGCACCTCGGCGGTGCCCCCCAGGGTCTCGACGGCCTTCGCAAGTGCCAGCGCTCCCGGGGGGCCGTCGGTTTCTGCCCTCATCTCCGGGGGTATGGGGAAGCCAGTGACGATGAGAACGCGTTCATAATTATCCAAAAACAGTTTTGCAGAATTATGTAAAAAATTTGGATTCTCCCTGCGGTAGTCGAGGTAGACCCTCAGCACTCCCCTGCTGCCAACGTCCGTGTTGATTAGGTGGGCTATCATGGCTCATTCGACCTCATAGACGGTTATCCTGACCCTCTTGCCCTTTATCGCCTCCTTGAGCTTCCACCAGAGCTCCGTTGGCTCCTCGCTCCTGTGAACCAGTTCGTCCCCGTTTTCGAGCTTGACCCTCTTCTCCCGGTACTTGACGAAAACGCCTTCCATATCGAATATCTCCTTCATTCCCATCCCCCCAGGATTTTTCTAAGTTCATAAAGGGTCCCGATTTCATAGTCCGCCATGTTGTAACCCGCCTCACCGTCGCGGTTTATCCAGACCGCGGTCATCCCGACGTTTTTGGCGCCGTAAACGTCTTGACTGAGGGAATCCCCGACCATCATGGTCTCGCCGGGTTCCACGCCGAGCCCTTCAAGCGCGTAGAGGAATATCCTGGGTTCGGGTTTTATGGCGTTCACGTCGTCTCTGGTGACGACGACCTTGAAGTAGTCGATCAGCCCGGCAAGCTTGAGCTTCAGCCTCTGGTACTCCGGGCCGCTCGTGATGACCCCCAGGAGGTAGCCCTCGTCCCTCAGCCACTCCAGGGTTGGAACCGTGTCGGGATAAACGTGGAGCTTGTGGGGGTATGTCCTGAGCAATTCCTCGTACTCCAGGTCGAGGTCGAAGAGCCTGAAGAAGAAGTTCCAGTCGTGCCAGTCGTAGGTGTCCCTCCTTTCGAATATCTCACCGAGGAACCGCTCCCTCGCCTCATCCCTGCTTATTCCAAACCTCTTTGAAAGCTTATCGTAGACCTGTGGAAGAAAGAGCTGGATGAGCGGCATCTCGGTTAGTATTGTGCCGTCTATGTCAAAGAGAACCGCCTTCATTTTACCACCTCTTGACCAGCAAAGCCAGTATCTCCACTTCCCTGGTGAGGCTCTCGTCCATCACGACGCCCCATATCACGTCCTTCTCGGCCAGTATCTCCTGGAAGTGCCCCAGTATTCCGTGCGCATCCTTCAGCGGGAACTCCCTTCCGACGAGTATTCCTATTAATCCCCTGTCCCAGATGCCCCAGTGCCAGCCGAAGTCGACCTCCCGGAGGAGGCGCAGGATTCCGACGTTGCCGCCGCGGATCATGTTGAACAGGTCAGCGTAATCGATGTTGACGAGCATCTGCGTTTCAAGGTAGTAGTAGAGCCTGCTGAACATCTCGGCGATGTTCCTCGATGCTCCCTGGAACGCGGCCGAGATCGAGACGTCATCACCCCCGAAGAAGTCCCAGAGGGAGTCGTAGAAGACGGTTTCAAAGTCATCCGCCCAGGGGGGCTTTTTCTCGGCGACCAGTTCTTTTTTCGGCGTCAGGACGTAGGCGAGCTTTATCGTGTCCTTCGGGGCGCTTTCCGTTATTATCCTCCTGAGTTCGTGGTTTATCTCCTTGTCGTCGAAGACGAGCCACAGAAAGGTGTTCTTGGGGAGGCCCGAGAAGAAGTTCCTGAGCCTTTCCTCGTATTCATCAAAGCGGGGCAGGAGGTAGTAGGCGGGGTTGACGGTCACCTTAACGATGCCGTCCGCGGTTATGCTGTTGACTATCCTCGCTCCCGTGTTCCCGATTCCGACAAAAAGATGGGTAAAAGACCCCATGGCGACCCCTTACTCAAGGGTCGCATGCTTTTTCTTCATATCCTTTTCGGTCTTCTGGAAGGTTGCCATGAGGAGCGCTATGACCCCGTCGAGGAATATCATCGTTGAGTCCTCGAAGAGCGTTCCCATCGGGGCTATCCACTTGTACTTGGTGAGCATCTGGCGCGCTATGTAGTCCGTCGGAATGTCGGTCTTAGCCCTTCCGGGTATCTCGACCACGACGTCGGAGAGTCTGCCGAGGGTGGAGTTGGCGTAGGAGGTTATCGCCACTATCTTTCCGCCCTGCTTCTTGGCGATCTCCGCAGCATCGACTATGCTGTTGGTCTCACCGGAACCGCTGATGGCTATGAGCAGGTCGCCCGGCTCGAAGGCCGGCGTTATGGTCTCGCCGACGACGTAGACGTTGAAGTCGAGGTGCATGAGCCTCATCGCGAAGGCCTTGCCGACGAGGCCGCTCCTTCCGGCGCCGTAGATGAAGATCTTGTTCGCCCCAATCATTGCATCGACGAAGCCGCGAACCTGCTCTATCTTGAGCTTCTCCGCCACGTTGCCTATGTGCTCCACTATATCCGCCATGGCCTTCCTTATCGTCATCATGTACTCTCCCCAGAAGAGGTCGATTATTTTCCTAGTAACTCCCTCGGGATTCTTGGCCTTGGTTATCGCGCCGCCGACTATTATGATGGTGGCGCCCAGTTCGATGACCTTCGGGATGGTCTCAAGGTTCAGTCCTCCGGCGACGGCAACGGGAACGCTGACGGCTTTGACGACCTTTTCAAGGTCTTCCAGCGGGCTCTTGCCCTGAACCTGCTCGTCTATGCCGGTGTGAACGAGTATGTAGTGAACGCCCATCTTCTCAAGTTCCTTGGCGCGCTTGACCTTGTCCTTAACGCCGATTAGATCGACCATAATCCTGATTCCATAGCGCCTTGCAACTTCGACCGCGTCTTTTATCGTTTTGTCATCCGCCACGCCGAGGATGGAAACGACGTCGGCACCGTGTCTTGCTGCCATCTCGACCTCCAGAGCGCCGGTGTCCATTGTCTTGAGGTCCGCCACTATCTTCCTGTCCGGGAAGCGTCTCTTGAGAAGCTCAACCGCGCGCATGCCCTCCTTCTTAATGAGCGGAGTCCCAACCTCCAGCCAGTGAGCGCCGCCGCGAGCGGCCTTCTCCGCGATAGAAATGGCCTGTTCAACGTCAGTTAAGTCAAGAGCGACCTGAAGTATCATCTCCTCGCCTCCAAGGAGTTTTCGTTTTAATCTTAGGGGGCTACTTTTTAAACTTTGGCGTCATAATTTGACAAAATTGTGTTGAAGAATCCAGCCAAGGTTTAAAAAGTGAATGGGCAATTCCGGATGGGTGGAATCAATGGTAACGTTCATCCCCTTCGGCGAGAAGCCCAACAGGGACGGGGTTCTCTACGTTCTGCAGCTCTTGAAGCGGAACAAGCTCATCGAGGATTACATGATAGTCGAATCCAGCCGGGTGGAGCTCCTCCCTGAGAGGATTCCCCTCGACAGCGCCTACATAGTCGGGGAGCACCTCGCAACGTACGGCATAATTGAAAAGCTCCACCCCCCTTCGCTGCTGAGCATCGATGCACACACCGACCTCATGCACGACTACCTCGACCACGGCTCGTGGCTCGCCTACGCCCTGGAGGAGCGCCTCGTGAACCGCGCGGTGGTTCTGGCGCCGGTTCTCATGATACCAACCACCGAGAGGACCCAGCTCTGGACGAGGCGTGTGAAGGTCTTCCCTGCCCTGCTGAGGAGCAGAAAGATTCGCGGAAAGTGGAGGGCGTACAAGAACCTCCAGACGAACTCCCTCGACGAGATAATCTCCGAGGCAAAGAAATACCTGGGTGAAGAGGTGTACCTGACGGTTGACCTGGACGTTCTCAGGCCGGAATACAGGATAGCGCGCTTCCAGCACGGGGAGCTCACGCTTGAGGAGCTTCTTGATCTCCTGGAGGCGGTAAAGAAAAACTTCAAGATAATCGCCTTCGACATAGCCGAAGTTTCAGATAAGATTCGCCGCTCAAGGCTGGGCAAAAAGGCCTTTGTGGAGGTCTTCCAGCTGCTGATGGGGTGATGGGATGGCGCCCAAGGGACCCACTGAGGAGGAGATGAGAACGATCCTCATGCCCCTCATGCTTTCCGGGGCGAGGATGCTGGACAGGCACTGCCCCAAGTGCGGTTCGCCGCTCTTCGAGAAGGACGGCAGGGTTTTCTGCCCGATATGCGAGCACAGGAAAAGGCAGAAAGCGGGCGAGATGAAAGGCGTTGAGGAGCGCCTCATGGAGAAGCTGAACGAACTTGCAAACTCCCTGCCGGACGAGGTTGACCAGCTTGAGAAACACTTAAGGGTAATGGAGAAGATAATAGAACTGCTGGAAAGGTATAGGAAACTGGAGGGAGAGGAATGAAGAACGTCAGGGTTTTGAAGGCTCTGGAGGATGGTCCGAAGACCATCGAGGAGATAGTTGAAATCACAAAGCTCCCCGCCATGGAGGTCAGGCGCTACCTTCTCCGCTTCGTCGAGCAGGGTAAGGTCGAGAGCTATCAGAAGGAAGGAAAGCTTTTCTGGAAGATTAAAGAGACGAGCGAAGCCGAAGAAGAGTTCAAATACGTCTGAACCCTTTCTTTTCTATATTCCTATCGTCGAACAAAGGAAAAGGGAGAAGGGCATCAGGCCTTCTTGGCGGCCTTCCAGTATTCGTTGAACTTGCCCTCGAACAGAGCCTTGACGCGGAAGTCCTTGATCCATATCTGGGTCTCGTAGTTGAAGTAGCGAGCTGCCATGTCCTCCAGGGCGAAGAAGACCTCGTCATCGCAGATGAGCATCGGGAGTTCGAGCTTGTCTATGACCTTGAGCTCAAGCTTGCCGGCCTTGTAGTAGTCCATTATCTTTGAGGTGCCGAGCCTGTGGAACACGGTCTCGGTGACTATTATCTTGGCCTTGGCGCCGTTGTCTATTGCCCTGATGATGTCGCTCTCCAGGTTAACCGCGATGTAGCCGTCGTCGGCGAGGAGTATCTGCTCCTTGACCTCCTCGAACATCTCCTTGGTCTTGAGGGTGGCGTTCCTGATTCCGCGGACGACCCAGACCTTCTCGACGCCGTACTTCGGAATCTCAGTCTCGATGAGCGGGCTCATGAGCTCAAGGAGTTCCTCCTTCGCCTTCTTCTTGGCCTCAAGTTCCTCTGCGACGCGCTCCTGCCACTCCTCGATGAACTTTTCGAGGAT encodes:
- the aspS gene encoding aspartate--tRNA(Asn) ligase codes for the protein MYRTHYSSQITEELNGQHVKVAGWVWEIKDLGGIKFLWIRDREGIVQVTAPKKKVDPELFKLIPKLNAEDVVAVEGVVNFTPKAKLGFEILPKKLEVLSRAESPLPLDPTGKVKAELDTRLDNRFMDVRRPEVMAIFKIRSSVFKAVRDFFHSEGFIEVHTPKIIATATEGGTELFPMKYFEKDAFLAQSPQLYKQIMMASGLDRVYEIAPIFRAEEHNTTRHLNEAWSIDAEMAFIESEEEVMNLLERLVAHSIEYVREHNAKELQILGFELEEPKLPFPRVTYDRALEILADLGREIPWGEDIDTEGERLLGKYMAENEEAPLYFIYQYPSEAKPFYIMKYKNRPEISRSFDLEYRGIEITSGGQREHRIDVLIEQIKEKGLNPESFEFYLKAFRYGMPPHGGFGLGAERLVKQMLDLNNIREVILFPRDRKRLTP
- a CDS encoding KH domain-containing protein, coding for MKAPICEVCLKTDDILCPADEKKLQDGVISELDVKVARLLYKLIGDADMEFKKAVEAGDLIVIVVGEGDVPITIGKGGKNIKALMRELGKRIRVIEAVEVKGTDDVKKLATDLLYPAGVFGVNVVYKPGGGTYYKVLVLNRDRRKLPEKAEVLESILSQITSREVKIFFI
- a CDS encoding HD domain-containing protein, giving the protein MKLNGFITNEESLKLIERTRVYARHFFEREGTHGFSHVERVLNLCMHIGREEGADLEVLALAALLHDIARPLESSGRVEDHAVEGARIARQYLRSFGYAEDKIEAVAHAIEAHRFSRGPEPQTLEAKILSDADKLDAIGAVGIARVFMYSGEHGRDIDASLRHFEEKILRLKDLMYTETARRMAEERHRFTEGFIERIRREIEGEI
- a CDS encoding glutamate cyclase domain-containing protein gives rise to the protein MIAHLINTDVGSRGVLRVYLDYRRENPNFLHNSAKLFLDNYERVLIVTGFPIPPEMRAETDGPPGALALAKAVETLGGTAEVLTYPEVKTALEPFGIRFTDAPEIGNYSLVIAVETPGRAADGRYYSMSGMEIKRETFDWAVLGARDLGVPTIGIGDGGNEAGMGNIRNLVSRHVPNGKMIASTVGTDELVLSAVSNWGAYGLVAQASIEFGRKLLPGWDERMIVRAISKLGLIDGVSKTQTPTVDGISLDIHEGIVELLNALVNEALR
- a CDS encoding TIGR02253 family HAD-type hydrolase — encoded protein: MKAVLFDIDGTILTEMPLIQLFLPQVYDKLSKRFGISRDEARERFLGEIFERRDTYDWHDWNFFFRLFDLDLEYEELLRTYPHKLHVYPDTVPTLEWLRDEGYLLGVITSGPEYQRLKLKLAGLIDYFKVVVTRDDVNAIKPEPRIFLYALEGLGVEPGETMMVGDSLSQDVYGAKNVGMTAVWINRDGEAGYNMADYEIGTLYELRKILGGWE
- the hxlAB gene encoding bifunctional 3-hexulose-6-phosphate synthase/6-phospho-3-hexuloisomerase, with protein sequence MILQVALDLTDVEQAISIAEKAARGGAHWLEVGTPLIKKEGMRAVELLKRRFPDRKIVADLKTMDTGALEVEMAARHGADVVSILGVADDKTIKDAVEVARRYGIRIMVDLIGVKDKVKRAKELEKMGVHYILVHTGIDEQVQGKSPLEDLEKVVKAVSVPVAVAGGLNLETIPKVIELGATIIIVGGAITKAKNPEGVTRKIIDLFWGEYMMTIRKAMADIVEHIGNVAEKLKIEQVRGFVDAMIGANKIFIYGAGRSGLVGKAFAMRLMHLDFNVYVVGETITPAFEPGDLLIAISGSGETNSIVDAAEIAKKQGGKIVAITSYANSTLGRLSDVVVEIPGRAKTDIPTDYIARQMLTKYKWIAPMGTLFEDSTMIFLDGVIALLMATFQKTEKDMKKKHATLE
- a CDS encoding arginase family protein, yielding MVTFIPFGEKPNRDGVLYVLQLLKRNKLIEDYMIVESSRVELLPERIPLDSAYIVGEHLATYGIIEKLHPPSLLSIDAHTDLMHDYLDHGSWLAYALEERLVNRAVVLAPVLMIPTTERTQLWTRRVKVFPALLRSRKIRGKWRAYKNLQTNSLDEIISEAKKYLGEEVYLTVDLDVLRPEYRIARFQHGELTLEELLDLLEAVKKNFKIIAFDIAEVSDKIRRSRLGKKAFVEVFQLLMG
- a CDS encoding Sjogren's syndrome/scleroderma autoantigen 1 family protein, yielding MAPKGPTEEEMRTILMPLMLSGARMLDRHCPKCGSPLFEKDGRVFCPICEHRKRQKAGEMKGVEERLMEKLNELANSLPDEVDQLEKHLRVMEKIIELLERYRKLEGEE
- a CDS encoding ArsR family transcriptional regulator — its product is MKNVRVLKALEDGPKTIEEIVEITKLPAMEVRRYLLRFVEQGKVESYQKEGKLFWKIKETSEAEEEFKYV
- the trmBL2 gene encoding HTH-type transcriptional regulator TrmBL2, coding for MVKDRMVELLQEHFELNLYEARAYVALVGFGVLTPAELASVSEVPAPRTYDVLRSLEKKGFAISQPGKVNKYRPVHPQNILEKFIEEWQERVAEELEAKKKAKEELLELMSPLIETEIPKYGVEKVWVVRGIRNATLKTKEMFEEVKEQILLADDGYIAVNLESDIIRAIDNGAKAKIIVTETVFHRLGTSKIMDYYKAGKLELKVIDKLELPMLICDDEVFFALEDMAARYFNYETQIWIKDFRVKALFEGKFNEYWKAAKKA